TCCTCGCGGTCGGCTCCTTGTTCGAGCCGGGTGACCGCGTCGCCGGGTCGTCTGCCGAACACCTTGTACAGATGCTCGGCCTCAAGCCTGGATGACAAGGGTGCTCCTCGGTCGTGCGCTTCGGTTGCGCTCTTCGTTCGCGCTCTTCGGTTGCGCCGATTGCGACGGTTGCGCGAACAGCGGGGTTCGCTCGGGAGCGCCCCTGCCCCCTTCCGACATGGACAAACGGGCGAGTGCGCCACCTCACAGGGTCTTCGCAAATGAAACGTGGGGGGCCTGGTGGGAGCCGCCGGTGCGCCGGAGAGCGGCGCGCGGGGTGACTGTCAGTGGCGTACGGCATGATGCGAGGCGTGACCGGACGACTGATGCTTCTCGACACCGCCTCGCTCTATTTCCGCGCCTACTTCGGCGTCCCGGAGTCCGTGAAGGCTCCGGACGGCACGCCGGTGAACGCCGTGCGCGGGCTGCTCGAATTCATCGACCGGCTGGTCAAGGACCATGAGCCGGACCACTTGGTGGCGTGCATGGACGCGGACTGGCGTCCACAGTGGCGGGTCGACCTGATCCCCTCGTACAAGGCCCACCGCGTCGCCGAGGAGCGCGAGGCGGGGCCGGACGAGGAGGAGGTGCCGGACACCCTGTCGCCACAGGTACCGGTCATCGAAGCGGTGCTGGACGCGGTCGGCATCGCGCGCGTGGGCGTCGCGGGCTACGAGGCGGACGATGTGATCGGCACCTTCACCGCGCGCGCGGTGGGCCCCGTCGACATCGTCACCGGCGACCGGGACCTGTACCAGCTGGTCGACGACGCGCGCGGGGTGCGCGTCCTGTACCCGCTCAAGGGCGTGGGCACCCTGCAACTGACCGACGAGGCCTGGCTGCGCGAGAGGTATGGGGTGGACGGGAAGGGGTACGCGGATCTGGCGCTGCTGCGCGGCGACCCGAGCGACGGCCTGCCGGGCGTGCCGGGCATCGGCGAGAAGACGGCCGCGAAGCTGCTGGCCGAGTTCGGCGACGTGGCCGGGATCATGGCCGCGGTCGACGACCCGAAGGCGAAGCTGACACCGTCGCAGCGCAAGCGGCTCGACGAGTCGCGGCCGTACGTGGCGGTCGCGCCCAAGGTCGTCCTGGTGGCCGGCGACGTGCCGCTGCCGGATGTCAACACGGCGGTGCCGCGTGCCCCTCGCGACCCCGCGACGCTCGACGCGCTCGCTGCCCGCTGGGGACTTGGGGGTTCGCTGGAGAGATTGCTCACGACACTCGGAAGGTGAGGCACCACCGATCCCGGGAGATGCACGATGTAGGAGACCCCACCACCTGGCACAACACTTCCGCCCGGGGAAATAGCGTCCCCCCTGCAGAGAATGCCGCTCTTGCTTTAAGGCATCGTTACGAAACAAAGCGCCTCGGGCAACAGGGTTACATCAGGGAGTGATGCTAACTTAGGTAACCCTAAGCAAGGGAACAGGGAGGCCGTCATGGCAGAGCGCCCGGAACGCAGGGCTCCGAAGGCCCACTCCGCGCAGGTCGTCCGCACCGAGCGACTGACGCCGCACATGCAGCGCGTGGTTCTGGGCGGCGACGGCCTCGCCGAGTTCACCGCCGGCACACGCACCGACCACTACGTGAAGCTGCAGTTCCCGGCCGAGGGCGTCACCTACCCGGAGCCCTTCGACATGCAGCGCGTCCGCGAAGAGTTCCCGCGCGACCAGTGGCCCGTGACCCGCACCTACACGGTGCGCGCCTGGGACCCCGAACTGCGCGAGCTGACCCTCGACTTCGTCCTGCACGGCGACGAGGGTCTCGCCGGCCCCTGGGCGATGCGCGTACAGCCGGGCGAGACGGTCCTCTTCGGCGGCCCCGGCGGGGCGTACGCCCCCGACCCCGACGCCGACTGGCATCTGCTCGTCGGCGACGAGAGCGCGCTGCCGGCGATCGCCTGCGCCCTGGAGGCGCTGCCCGACGGCGCGAAGGCCTACGCCTTCGTGGAGGTCGCCGGCCCCGAGGAGGAGCAGAAGATCGACTCCGACGTGGAGGTCCGCTGGCTGCACCGCGGCGAACGCCCCCTCGGCCAGGCCCTCGTCGAAGCCGTGAGCGGCCTGGAGTTCCCCGCGGGCCGGGTGCAGGCGTTCGTGCACGGCGAGGCGTCCTTCGTGAAGGACCTGCGCCGACTGCTGCGGGTGGAGCACGAGATCCCGCGCGAGGATCTCTCGATCTCCGGCTACTGGCGCCTCGGCCACAACGAGGACGGCTGGCAGGCGACCAAGCGGGACTGGAACGCACGGGTGGAGGCGGAGCAGGAGGCCGCCGCCCCGACGGCCTCCTGACTCTCGGCGCCCCGACTCAGCGCTTTTCCCCGGCCCGGAGCTGTTCGACCATCCCCGGCCCCGGATGGTCGAACAGCTCCGGGCCGGATGTCCGAAGAGCTCCGGGCCAGATGAGCGAACACCCGGCGCAAGCTGTCGGCCACCCCCGAACTCCCCTCCCCCACTCCCCAGTTGGCGGCGTGGAAATCCACCACGCCTCCCCGCCCCGCACCTCGAAGCCACCGGCGGGAAGGACCGCCGAGCCGGCGTCGGTCCGCCGAGCCGCCTCACGTCGTCCGGCTGCCGCCGGTACGTGAGGACTTGGGTCCCGCCCCGACACGGCCACGACATCCCTGCGAAACAGCGCCTCCCTAATTTCTGTCACCCGACAGGAATTACGCGCCGAAGGCAGGTCCCGCCGTGACCACGACCGCTTCCCCCGACGTACGCCCCGATCCGCCGGATCAGTCCGTCGACCGCTCCCTGGCCGAGTTCGGCTACCCCCAGGAACTGCACCGCAGCCTCGGCCGGTACGCCTCGTTCGCCGCCGGGTTCTCCTTCATCTCCGTCCTGACGACGGTCTTCCAGTTCTTCGCCTTCGGATACGCGTTCGGCGGCCCCGTCTTCTTCTGGGCCTGGCCCGCCGTACTGATCGGCCAGTTGCTGGTCGCCGCGTGCTTCGCGGAACTGGCCGCGCGGTATCCGATCTCGGGTGCGATCTACCAGTGGTCGTCGCGGCTCTCGAACCTCACCTTCGGCTGGTTCGCCGGCTGGATCATGGTGATCGGGCAGATCGTGGTGGTCGCGGCGGCGGCGCTCGCGCTCCAGGTCGTCATGCCGGCCATCTGGTCAGGCTTCCAGCTGGTCGGCGACGACCCGGCCCCGACCTCGGCGAGCGGCGCGGCCAACGCGGCGATTCTCGGCGTGCTCCTGCTGGCCCTCACCACCTTGGTGAACGTCCTGGACAACCGTGTGATGTCCCTGATCAACCGGGTCGGTGTGACCGCCGAGATCATCGGCGCCTTCCTGATCATCGTGCTCCTGTTCACCCACTCCGAGCGCACCCCCGGCATCACCTTCCACACGGGTACGGCACTGCAGTCCGGCCTGACCGGGGCGCTGCTGGTGGGTTCGTTCACGGCGGCGTACGTGATGATCGGGTTCGACAGCGCGGGCGAGATGAGCGAGGAGACACACCATCCCCGGCGCACCGCACCCCGTACGATCCTCACCGCGCTCGCCTCGGCCGGCCTGCTGGGCGGGCTGATCATCCTCGCCGGCCTGCTCGCCGCGCCGAGCCTCACCGACGGCCGGCTCGGCGTCGAGGGCCTGAGCTACGTCCTGACGAGCAGCCTCGGCGACGGGGTGGGCCGCGCCCTGCTGGTCGACGTGGTGGTGGCCATCGCGGTGGCGACGCTCGCGATCCAGACGGCGGCCTGCCGGATGCTGTTCTCGATGGCCCGCGACGGCCAACTGCCGTTCTCGGCCCGCCTCGCGAAGGTCAACCCGCGCACGGGCATGCCGAACGCCCCCGCCCTGGTCGTCGGCGTTCTGGCGGCGACCCTGCTCCTCCTCAACTTCGCCTCCCCGGAGGCCTTCCTGGCCATCGGCACCACCTGCATCGTGATGCTGTACCTGGCGTACGCGATGGTCACCGGCCCCCTCCTCGCCCAGCGCCTGAAGGGCACCTTCACCGCCGACGGCACCGACGAGACCGGCAAGCCCCTCTTCTCCCTGGGCCGCTGGGGCATCCCGGTGAACGCCCTCGCCCTCCTCTACGGCCTCTTCATGACCGTCAACCTGGCCTGGCCCCGCGCGGCGGTGTACGACCCGGCGGGCGGACACTGGTACTTCCAGTGGTTCACCGTGCTGTTCCTTGTGGTCACCGTGGGGGGCGGCGGTTTGTACCGGCTTGTGCGTGCGCGGCGGGTGCGGTCTGCCGAGAGGACTTGATCCGCCGCACGACGGTCGCCGCCGCACAGACAGTGATTCGCCGCGGCCGAGTACCCGAGGGTGCGGCAGCCGGCCACGGCGACCTGGCTCGGGCCGACGTCCAGTTTCAGTCAGATAATATCTACGGGCGCATTCCAGGTGGCCGATGATGGCCCGTGCGGTGGCATGACCTCACAGTCGATCCGATATCGGGCCCGCCACATCGTCGAAACTGCAGACCCGCTCAAGACCGGCCACCCTGCCTCAATCCGGCACGGAATCCGATGCGACAGGGGCGGCCGGTGCTGCTGTGAGGGGAAAGGGCTTGGGAACCGTTGTCAGTGTGGCCAGAACCAGCCATTCCCCAAAGCGCTCGCGCGCCGCATCATAAGACGCATGAATAGCGACACCTCCACGCGGATTTGGTCAGTGCCGAGTGTGTTGTGCCCCTTTCCGGTCACGTACAACGAGCCAGCGGCTCGCAGGGCGGACGAGGACATAGTCGCTTGGGCGCTGAGCCTTGATCTCTTCCCGGGGCAACGCGCCGAGCTGAACGGATACCGCTTCGGCACTTTCGCCGCGCTCACACACCCTGACGCGGTCGACCACGATCACCTGATGCTCGTGGCCCGCAACATGACCGCCCTGTTCGCCGCGGACGACCACTACTGCGACGAGGGCATAGAAGGCGTCCGCCTCGCCATGAGTGCCTCACGGCTCGCGGGGGCGTTGACCGCGCTGGAGAACGGCGCCCGGCTGCCCGACTGCCCCTCGATCGAGGGCTTTGTCGGCAGTGACCCAGTGGCGCATGCCCTCCGCGAGACAGCGGAACACATCACACGCTTGGGCACGCCGACGCAAGTAGGCCGTCTGCGCCACGAGACAACCGCTACGTTCTTGGCGATGGCGGCGGAAAACTCGTGGCGTATCGCCAGGCACGTTCCCGATCCCGCGGAATACTTGGCTCATCGCAAGTACAACGGGGCCATGGCATGCCTGGTACTGATCGATGTCGCCGGGGGCTACGAACTGCCCGCCCGCGACTGGGAAGAGCCTGGTGTCCGATCTCTGTCGCTCGCCGCCTCATTGATGATCATGCTGGTGAACGACTTGTATTCGGTCGCCAAGGAAAGTGCCGACATCGGCAGCCACAGCTTGCCCACAGTGCTCTCCGCACGCCACGGGTGGTCTCTCGAACGGAGCATGTGCGCGACGGGCGAACTGCACGACAACCTCATGCGTGCCTATCTGCGTCTGGAACCCGATGTCGCGCGCGACGCCTCGCCCGAACTCACCCGCTATCTCGCCGGACTGCGGCACTGGATGCGGGGGAATCTCGAATGGCACACCCTCACAGGACGACACAACAATCGCGCGGGACGCCCGACCCCCAAGACAGGACCTGACGGTCCCACCCACGACCGCGTCAAGGACGACAAGCACTACTCGTCCGCCGCAGGTGTCTGTCCCCACTGCGGAGACCGACACCACTCAGCCACAGCTGTTGCGTAGATGCCCGGAGGAGACCAGCCAGCAGCTCTCTGACCTGCGGCGCGACACCGGCCGGGCGCCAGAGAGTGAGCCCGGCAGACCGCGCTTCTCATATGCTTGACCGTGATGAGACGCCGCACCCCGCCCCCGCCCTCTCCCCTGCCGCAGCGCGACGGAGTGGATCCGGTGCGCGTTCGCCTGCCGGCCGGGGATACGTGGCCGACCGTACGAGATCATCTCGATGCTCGGCTCGCGGCAGGGGCCGGCGTCATCGACGAAATGCTCGACGCGGGCCTGATCGTGGACATCGCCGGGCGTCCGGTGCCGCGGGACATGGCGTATGTGCCGGGGATGTTCGTCTGGTTCCACCGGGAGCTGCCCGATGAGGAACAGGTGCCCTTCCCGGTCGACGTCCTGTACCGGGACGATCACGTGGTGGTGGCCGACAAGCCTCATTTTCTGGCCACCATCCCGCGCGGCAGCCATGTCGCCGAGACGGCCCTGGCCCGGCTGCGAAGGCAGCTGGGCATCCCGACTCTCGGCGCGGCACACCGACTGGACCGGCTGACGGCCGGGGTGGTGCTGTTCACCGTGCGACCCGAGGAACGCGGCGCGTATCAGTCGCTGTTCCGGGACAAGCGGGTGACGAAGGAGTACGAGTCCGTGGCGCCGTACGATCCCGCGCTGGCCCTGCCCCGCACCGTACACAGCCGGATCGTCAAGGAGCGCGGGGTCATGGCGGCCCGCGAGGTCGAGGGCGAGCCCAATGCCGTCAGCCGGATCGAGTTGCTGGAGCACGGGTACGGGCGTGCCCGGTACCGGCTGATGCCACGTACCGGGCAGACGCACCAACTAAGGGTGCACATGAGCGCGTTGGGGGTGCCGATCCTCGGCGATCCCCTCTATCCGGAAGTCACCGGCCCTGTGGCGGCAGGTGACTTCCGCCGTCCGCTCCAACTACTGGCGCGGGTCCTTGAGTTCACCGATCCGGTCACGGGCCGCGAGCACCGGTTCGTCAGCCCACGGGTGCTGCGGGCCTGGTCGTCGTACCACGAGTGGGCCGGATAGCCCCGGTGCCCGGTCGGCTCAGTCGCCGCGCCACCAACGCAGCAGACGCCGGAACACGCCCGGTCGGCGCGCCGGTTCGGGTGCCGACGTCGACTCGGGCTCGCCGGCCGGGACCCCAGGCCCCGACGCCGTGTGCTGCGGCTGCTCCGTGCCGACCTGCCAGTTGTCCGGGCGCTGTGACGGCACCGGCCTGACGCCGGGGTTCTCCATGACCTCCTGCGGGGACCTCGGCGCGAACTTCACCGGCAGTTCCACCAGGTGGCGATTCGCGACGGACGACCGCCAGCGCAACTCATCCTCATCACAGGCGAGTTGGATGTCGGGAACGCGGGTCAGCAGCGCGTCGACGCCGACGTCGGCGATGGCGCGGCCGATGTCCTGGCCCGGGCACTCGTGCGGGCCGCCGCTGAACGCGAGGTGGGAGCGGTTGCCCTGCATGTTGGCTTCGAGATCGGGGCGGACCCGCGGGTCGACGTTGCCCGGTGCGATGCCCAGGAGCAGTCCGTCACCCTTGCGGATGCGCTGGCCGCCCAGCTCGGTCTCCTGCTTGGCGATGTAGGCGAAGACCGTGCTGAACGGCGGCTCGTCCCACAGGGACTGTTCGACCGCTTCGGGCACCGTCATCTGGCCGCCGTTGAGCCGGGCACGGAACCCGGGGTTGGTGAGCACTTGCCGCAGTACATTGGCGAGCAGGTTGGCGGTGCTCTCGTACGCGACGATCAGGACGACGCGCAGGTGCTGGCCGATCTCCTCGTCGTCGAGGCCCGCCGGGTGGTTGATGAGGTGGCTGGTGAAGTCGTCCTCGGGCTCGGCCCGGCGGCGGGCGGTGAGCCGCATCAGGGCGTCCATGACGTACTGGTTGCTTGCGATCGCGGTCTCGGTGCCCTTGAGCATGTCGCGGGCGGCCTGCACGATCCGGTCGCCGTACTCCTCGGGCATGCCGAGGATCTCGCACATCACTGCCATCGGCAGATGCTCGGCGAACTGGCTGACCAGGTCGGCGCTGCCCTCCGTACAGAACTTGTTGACGAGGTGCTGGGTCGCGCGGTTGATGTAGCGGCGGATGCCTCGGTTGTCGATGGTCGACATGGCGCCGGTGACCGCGCCGCGCAGCCGCAGGTGCTCGTCGCCCTCGGTGTGGCTGCAGATGGGCTGCCGTGCGAAGTGCGGCATGAGCGGGTGGTCGGGCTTGACCGTCCCGTCCCGCATGGGCGTCCACAGACGGCTGTCCTTGCAGTACTGCGACGGGCTGCGCACCATGTGCATGTTCTCGCCATGCCCCAGCACCACCCAGATCGGCACGTCGTCATGGAGCAGCGCGGGGGCCACCGCGCCGTGTTCGGCGCGGAGTTTCTCGTACACGGCTCCCAGGTCCTCGGCCTCGGGGCCGTACAGCCGGCGCAGGCCGCCGGGGCCGGTGCCCATGCCGTGGGCGGGGCAGCCGGGGGGTGGGCTGAGGTCGGTGTCGGCCGTGCCGGTCAGGGAGTGGGGGTCAGGCGTCACTGTGATCGCTCCGAAATGAAGTGGATCCGGTGTCAGAAGAGTTGATGGTGTGCTGGGTTGCCGGTGGCCGCGCTCAGACGGACGCCTTCGTCATCTCCAGCGAGTGCAGAAAGCGCATCAGCGTCATGAGCGTGTCCCGGCTGGAGGCCCGCCTGCGTGCGTCGCACTCCACGATGGGGATCTCCGGGGCCAGGTCGAGGGCCGAGCGCAGGTCCTCGACCGGGTAACGGGGCGCGTCCGGGAAGGAGTTGACGGCGATGACGAAGGGCACGCCCCGTTCCTCCAGTCGCCCTATGACGTCGAAGCTCACTTCCAGGCGCCGGGTGTCGATCAGGACGACCGCGCCGAGGGCGCCTTCGAACAGGCCGTTCCACAGGAACCAGAAGCGTTCCTGGCCCGGGGTGCCGAACAGGTAAAGGACCAGTTGGTCGGTGATGCTGATGCGGCCGAAGTCCATGGCCACGGTGGTGGCCGTCTTGGAATCGGAGCCGTAGTTGTCGTCGACGCCGATGCCGGCCTGCGTCATGGTCTCTTCGGTGGTCAGCGGCCTGATCTCGCTCACCGAGCCGACCATGGTCGTCTTGCCGACGCCGAATCCGCCCACGATCACGATCTTCACCGCGGCCTGGGTGCTCGACGGCAGGCGGTCCTCGGTCCGTGGGCCCGGGATGGTGTCAGAGCTTTTGAAGTCCATGCATCACCGCTTCGAGGAGGGAACGGTCGGCGAGCGACTCGCGGATGAGCGGGTAGCGCGCCTGGACCAGTTCGGCCGTCAGCAGCTCGGTGAGCAGGACGGTCACCACGCTGAACGGCAGGTTGAGGTATGCCGAGAGCTCGGCCACGGACAGAGGGTCCTTGCAGAGGCGGAGCAGCGCCGACTGCTCCGGCGGAGCGGCGGGCGGGGGCTCGGCGCACGCCACGATTAACGTGACGAGGTCGAGGGAGGCTCGCTCGCCGCCCTGGGCCGCGCCGGTGAGCACATAGAGCCGTTCGGGGTTCTTGCGCTCCCCTTCCTTGGGCTCCCCTTCCTTGCCCGCCGCGCCCTCTTGGCCTGCTGCGCCCTCCGCGGCGACCGTGCTCTGCTGAAGCAGCTCGGGCGGAGGTTCCTGCTTGACGGGGTAGCGCCGTCGGCGCTGCGGAGGAGTCATACGGTCTGCCCGTTCCGCCGGGGCGGACTGGTGAGGTGGGCGCCGATGCGGACGACGAGGTCGCGCATGTGGTTGCTCATGTTGCCGGGTTCGGCGACCACGTTGGCGAGGACCGCGAGATAGGCGTTGGGGCCGGCGGCCATCAGGTAGAAGTAGCCGCCGGTGACCTCGATGATGACCATGCGCATCGTGCCGTCGCTGTCCGGGATCTCGTGCGCGACGGCGCCGGCGAGGCTCTGCAGCCCCGCACAGGCGGCGGCGACACGGTCGGCGGCGTCGGGGTCGCCGCCGTAGCGCGCGATGCGCAGGCCGTCGGCGGAGAGCACCACGATCTGCTGGATGCCGGGTACGCCGTCGGCGAGCTCCTTGAGCATCCAGTCGAAGTTGGCTCGCTGCGAGATCACTTGAGGTCCCCCTCGTCGTCGGCCTCAGCGTGGGCCGGCTGCTGGTTGGTCGCACTCGCGGCGGTCGGGTCTTCCCGGTGGCCGCCGAAGGCCGCTTGGTCGTCCGGGTGACGGCCGAGGGCCGTGGGGTCGGCGGCCGGGAACGCGGTGAAGTCGACCGCGTCGTCCGGGTGGCCGGAGAACATCTTCGGGTCGTCGGGGTTCCTGGTGAAGGCCGTGGGGTCCGGGTCGCCCTTGAGGCCCTCCATGAACGCCTCGACCCACAGGCCGGGCAGGGGTTCGTCGTCCTTTTTCTTCTTCTGCGACTTGGGCTCCCACAGTTTGCGGAGCTCGGGGTCGGCCTCCAACGCGGCCTCGGACGCCCTGGACCGGGCGTACCGCTCGCTCAGCGGGGTCTTGACCCGGCTGCGGCGCTGCGGCAGACCGTTCTCGGTCCACTCGGTGACCTCCGGGACGTCGTCCTCCATGGAGACCGACGCCGGGATCCGCGGGCCCGTCGTGGGGCGGCGCTTCTTGGGCGGGCGCTTGGGGCCTTCCAGCGCACCGAGTTCGATCTTGGGCGCGGCGGTGGCGCCGATGCCGTGGGCGAGTCCGGGCGCGGGGTCGCCGGTGAGCATGTCGGACGGCACGACCAGTACGGCGCGGACACCGCCGTACGCGGACTGCCTGAGCGAGATCTGCATCTTGTACGACTCGCAGAGGCGCCCTACGACCGCCAGGCCGAGGCGCGGGGACTCTCCGAGGTCGTTGAGGTCGAAACCGGCCTGGGCGCGGGCGATCATGACCTCGGCGCGCTTGCGGGACTCCTCGCTGAGGCTGACGCCGGCGTCCTCGATCTCGATGGCGATGCCGGTCTGCACCTCGGTCGCGGTGACATGCACCTTGGTGTGGGGCGGCGAGTAGCGCGTGGCGTTGTCGAGGAGTTCGGCCGCGGCGTGGATGAGCGGTTCGACGGAGTTGCCGTCGACGTTGACCTTCGCGATGGAACTCAGGTCGATACGCCGGTACTCCAGGATCCGGGACATCGCGCCGCGCAGCACGCTGTACAGCGCGACGGGCTGGGGCCACTGGCGCCCGGGCCGGCCGCCGCCGAGCACGGAGATGGAGTCGGCGAGGCGGCCGATCAGCGCGGTGCCGTGGTCGATGCGCAGGAGGTCGTCGAAGACCTCGGGGTTGCGGCCGTGGTCCTCCTCCATCTCCCGGAGTTCGTTGGCCTGCTGGTGGACGATCGCCTGAACGCGCCGGGCGATGCTGACGAACGCGCGCTGCGCGCCGTCCCGCATGGACTCCTCGCGGTCGATGATCTCCAGGACCCGCTCCAGCAGTTTGCGCTGCGGAACCGGGAGTTCGCGGTACGGGGAGTCCGGTCCACGCAGTTCGCGAATCACCCCTGAGGGTGAACCGGCGACGCGCAGCAGATGGAGCCCGTACGGCAGGACTTCTGTGCCGAACCGGAGGAACTCCTCGTCGTGGGCGGCGATGCGCCGCTCCAGATACGCGGTGTGACGGGCGTGCTCGGCCCGCAGACCACGGACGGTACGGCCACGGCGGACCACTTCGGCGGCGACCGCGACGACCAGGACCGTGGCGATGGCTCCGCACCAGCCGACGGCGGCGCGGACCGGCCCGGTCACCAGGGCGGCGGCGGCTCCGGTCGCGCCGGCCATTGCTATGGCAGGCAGCAACAGCACGCGCGCGTAGGGAAGTTCACGGCCACCGGGAGGCGATTGAACACTCACCATGTATGCCCTCTGAGACAAATCGGCTGGGTTGGGGGAGCTTGCTGTGGGGTACGTCTGGGAACTGTCTGGATCTTCGGTATTTTTGGGAACAAGCGCACGAATACATCCCAACTCGGTGCGCTGCGGGCGAGCTTAGTCCGACCGGATCAACGCCGTGTCATATTCGGCAAGCCCCTGAAATGCCCCTTGCGAGTGGAGTACCCTCGGCCCATTTGCACGCTGCGGATGCAATCAAACACATTGCGTAACGACGCACGGGCGTACGAAGGGCACTCACCGTGACGGGTGAACGCGGGCCTCCGGAAGGGCCCGGGCCCGCCCCTGCCCTCAGATACCGGCGATGCGCAGTGCCGCGTCCGCCGCGGCTTCCGCGAAGACGGCGACCGGGCGCTCGGGGCCGGAGCGGTGCACGAGGATGACGCCCTCGATCAGCCCGAAGAGCAGATCCGTCCGCAGTTCCAGCTCACCCTTGGCGAGCACTCCCCCGGTGGCCGTCGCGGCGAGCAACTGCCGGTAGGCGTCCTTGAGTTCGGCCCGTACGGCGTGGAAACCGGCGAAGCGTTCGGCACGCACCTCGGGGAGGAGGTAGAGACCCCCGAGGTTGTACGGGCCGCCGCAGAGCAGCTCGACGTCGGTGCGGCACAGCTTCCACAACCGGCCCTCGGCCGGGGCGGCGTCGTCGGCCAGCAGCCCGCGGGCGTACGTCAACGAGGGCGTGACGGTGGACTCCAGGAGCTCGGCGAGCAGCTCCTCCTTGCCGGAGACGTAGTGGTACATGGACGCCTGACGCATCCCCGCCCGCTCGGCAATGGTCCGGGTGGTGGTGGCCGCGTAGCCGCGGGTGGTGAACAACTCGGCGGCCGCGGTGAGGAGTTCCGCACGCGGGGCGAGCCCGCTGTCCGGCCGCTGCGCGGCCCGCGGCCTGCCGACCCGCCGTCCGCCCGGCCCGCCCGTCGTTCCCATGCGTTCGATCCTCGCACACAGCCCGGCCGGATGATCTCCGTGAGCGATCGGTAACCAGGCGGCAACACACGGGCAACGCCGGCGTCTCGGCGCCCGCCTAATTTCTGTCGGGCGACAGAAATTCAATGGGCAGGACAGCAGGACAGACAGCACGAGCACCAATAGAAGCAGTACGACTTCGGAGCCGGAGGACCCTCGATGGGGACATCGACCACGTACGGAGCCCGCGATCACGCCCGCGCCCAGGAGGGCGCCCAGGCGGAGGCCATGCCCGTCGTCCCGGCCGCCGACTGGCCCGCACCGCCCTGCGCGGCGGGCCATCTGGTGTGGGCCGAGACAGTGGCGGGCGGCAACTACACGCACCGGGTCCTGGCCCGCGGCACCGAGCTGCGCCTGACCGACCTGCGCGGGGACGCCTGCGCCCATCTACTGCTCTTCGTCGCGGACCGGCCCTGGGAGCGGCTGAACGTCGCCGACACGGTCAAGGTCCAGTGGAACGCGTACCTCGGAGAGGGGCAGTTGCTGCTCTCCGACCAGGGCCGTGTCCTCGCCTCGCTGGTCGCCGACACCTCCGGGCGCCACGACGCGCTGTGCGGCACCTCGACCCTCGTGCGCAACACGAACCGGTACGGCGACGGCACCCCGCAGTCGCCCTCCCCCGCCGGCCGTGAGCTGTTCAAGCTGGCCGCGGCCAAGAACGGCCTCCAGCCGCGCGATCTGCCGCCCTCACTCTCGTTCTTCCAGGGCGTGGAGGTACGCGAGGACGGCTCCCTCGACTTCACCGGCTCGGCCGGACCGGGCGGCAGTGTGACGCTGCGCGCCGAGCAGGACGTCACGGTGCTGATCGCGAACGTCCCGCACCCCGCCGACCCGCGCGACGACTACGTGAGCACCCCGCTGGAGGTGCTGGCCTGGCGCGCCGAGGCGACCCACCCCGGCGACCCCCTGTGGGAGGCCACTCCCGAGGGCCGCCGCGCGTTCCTCAACACCGCCGAATTCCTTGCCGCGAGGGGGCTCGTATGACCACGCCGACCGTCCGCAAAGCCATCGTTCCCGCCCGCGCCGCCTGGTCGTCCGTCGTCCGCGCCGGTGGGACGCTGACCATCACC
This genomic interval from Streptomyces sp. B21-083 contains the following:
- a CDS encoding 5'-3' exonuclease — protein: MRGVTGRLMLLDTASLYFRAYFGVPESVKAPDGTPVNAVRGLLEFIDRLVKDHEPDHLVACMDADWRPQWRVDLIPSYKAHRVAEEREAGPDEEEVPDTLSPQVPVIEAVLDAVGIARVGVAGYEADDVIGTFTARAVGPVDIVTGDRDLYQLVDDARGVRVLYPLKGVGTLQLTDEAWLRERYGVDGKGYADLALLRGDPSDGLPGVPGIGEKTAAKLLAEFGDVAGIMAAVDDPKAKLTPSQRKRLDESRPYVAVAPKVVLVAGDVPLPDVNTAVPRAPRDPATLDALAARWGLGGSLERLLTTLGR
- a CDS encoding siderophore-interacting protein, with the translated sequence MAERPERRAPKAHSAQVVRTERLTPHMQRVVLGGDGLAEFTAGTRTDHYVKLQFPAEGVTYPEPFDMQRVREEFPRDQWPVTRTYTVRAWDPELRELTLDFVLHGDEGLAGPWAMRVQPGETVLFGGPGGAYAPDPDADWHLLVGDESALPAIACALEALPDGAKAYAFVEVAGPEEEQKIDSDVEVRWLHRGERPLGQALVEAVSGLEFPAGRVQAFVHGEASFVKDLRRLLRVEHEIPREDLSISGYWRLGHNEDGWQATKRDWNARVEAEQEAAAPTAS
- a CDS encoding amino acid permease; its protein translation is MTTTASPDVRPDPPDQSVDRSLAEFGYPQELHRSLGRYASFAAGFSFISVLTTVFQFFAFGYAFGGPVFFWAWPAVLIGQLLVAACFAELAARYPISGAIYQWSSRLSNLTFGWFAGWIMVIGQIVVVAAAALALQVVMPAIWSGFQLVGDDPAPTSASGAANAAILGVLLLALTTLVNVLDNRVMSLINRVGVTAEIIGAFLIIVLLFTHSERTPGITFHTGTALQSGLTGALLVGSFTAAYVMIGFDSAGEMSEETHHPRRTAPRTILTALASAGLLGGLIILAGLLAAPSLTDGRLGVEGLSYVLTSSLGDGVGRALLVDVVVAIAVATLAIQTAACRMLFSMARDGQLPFSARLAKVNPRTGMPNAPALVVGVLAATLLLLNFASPEAFLAIGTTCIVMLYLAYAMVTGPLLAQRLKGTFTADGTDETGKPLFSLGRWGIPVNALALLYGLFMTVNLAWPRAAVYDPAGGHWYFQWFTVLFLVVTVGGGGLYRLVRARRVRSAERT
- a CDS encoding terpene synthase family protein gives rise to the protein MNSDTSTRIWSVPSVLCPFPVTYNEPAARRADEDIVAWALSLDLFPGQRAELNGYRFGTFAALTHPDAVDHDHLMLVARNMTALFAADDHYCDEGIEGVRLAMSASRLAGALTALENGARLPDCPSIEGFVGSDPVAHALRETAEHITRLGTPTQVGRLRHETTATFLAMAAENSWRIARHVPDPAEYLAHRKYNGAMACLVLIDVAGGYELPARDWEEPGVRSLSLAASLMIMLVNDLYSVAKESADIGSHSLPTVLSARHGWSLERSMCATGELHDNLMRAYLRLEPDVARDASPELTRYLAGLRHWMRGNLEWHTLTGRHNNRAGRPTPKTGPDGPTHDRVKDDKHYSSAAGVCPHCGDRHHSATAVA
- a CDS encoding RluA family pseudouridine synthase, coding for MRRRTPPPPSPLPQRDGVDPVRVRLPAGDTWPTVRDHLDARLAAGAGVIDEMLDAGLIVDIAGRPVPRDMAYVPGMFVWFHRELPDEEQVPFPVDVLYRDDHVVVADKPHFLATIPRGSHVAETALARLRRQLGIPTLGAAHRLDRLTAGVVLFTVRPEERGAYQSLFRDKRVTKEYESVAPYDPALALPRTVHSRIVKERGVMAAREVEGEPNAVSRIELLEHGYGRARYRLMPRTGQTHQLRVHMSALGVPILGDPLYPEVTGPVAAGDFRRPLQLLARVLEFTDPVTGREHRFVSPRVLRAWSSYHEWAG